The Verrucomicrobiales bacterium genomic sequence CAGAAATCCTGGGGTTTCATTATTCCCGTTTTCCAAACGTGCCGTTGCCCATCGGCACCACCCCGGTGACTTGCACTGTGGTCGATTCGGATGGACTTACCGACACGTGCGTCTTTCAGGTCGTTGTCAAGGACTGCGACGCGCCGGTGATCCAATCCCAAGTGGCAACTCCCAGCGTGCTCAGCCCGGCCAACAATCAATTGATTCCTGTGACCATCACCGTCTCAGGCACGGATTGCACCTTGCCGATCACCTCCCGCGTGCGACGCGTCATTGCCAATCAAACGCTGGCTGCGGGCGATGTCGAAATCACGGGCCCTTTGACGCTCAAGCTAAAGGCCCGCACTTCGTCGCCGTTTCAAACCCGCATCTACACGATCGATGTGACTCACTCGGATGCGGCCGGCAACCGGATCAACCGAACGACAACGGTGAGCGTCCCGCCGTTCTAGGCAAATTATGGTGTTCGCTCAACAAGGTCGGTGTAGGCGAATGTTTGAAAACAAGGGAGGATGCTAGTGAGATAGAAAACGCTGCACCATGAAAACATCCAGCCAACGCTCCCGGGAGACCTCAAGGAAGGCCGGAGGCGTTGCGCGTCGCGGCGCGAAGGCCCAGATCATCGAGATGGTGCCGGCCAAGCTCCGGCTGGCATCGATTCTTGTGCCTCTGGATTTCTCCAAGGAATCGGAGAAGGCACTGCGCTATGCGGTTACCTTCGCCGAGCAATTTGGCGCTCGCTTGATCCTTCTCAACGTGGTTGAGCCGCTCCCGTTCGCTGATCTGGGGGCGATCCCGTTGGTGATGGAGAACGAGGCGGTGATGGCGGCCTGCCAAGCCAAGCTGGAGGGGGTGGTTTCGCGGCATCGCCTTCCGGAGAGATTGATCGAGAAGCGTTTGGTCCGTAGCGGTCAGGCGTTCCGGGAGATCGTCGAGGCGGCGCGCACTCTGAAGGCTGATCTCATCATCATTTCGACCCACGGTTACACTGGATTCCAACATGTGCTGCTCGGGAGCACCGCTGAGCGGGTGGTCCGACACGCGCCTTGCCCGGTGCTGGTTGTTCGGACCCACGAGAAGGAATTTGTGTGAGGTCGTTCTTGCTCCGCCCAAAAAACCAAGCCCAGGGAATCCTATGGTAAGTTGCGTCACAGAACCTACAGAGTTCATTCCGGATCAGTCGCCTCGCAGTGCCGTCACGGCGTTCGGCTGCGCCCGGGATTTTCAGGACAACCAATTTGTCTACACCGTGGTATCTCCACGCGCCCGCGGCCTTTCGGTTGGGGTGAACCTGAACCCGGGCCGCGACTGCAACTATGACTGTGTCTATTGCGAAGTCGATCGCACCCGTGTGCGGCCCGAGCTGAAGCTCGAGATCCCCCGGATGCAGGATGAATTGGAGCGGATGATGCGGTTTGTGCTCGCGGGAAGGCTCCGTGAGCGACCGGACTACCAGAAGCTTCCCGATGAGCTGCTGACCCTGCGCCATGTCGCGTTGAGCGGCGACGGGGAGCCCACCCTGTCTCCCTTATTCCCAGAAGCTCTTGAATCCGTAATCCATTTGCGCGCCTGTCGGCGGGTTCCATTCTTCAAGATTGTGGTCATCACGAACACCTCCGGCCTGGGGCAGCCGAGGGTGGATGAGAGCCTGGAACTTCTGACGTTGCACGATGAGGTTTGGGCCAAACTGGATGCTGGCACGGAGGAGCATCTCCAGCGAGTCAACCACACGGACCGATCGCTCGAGCGGATCATGGAGAGCATTCTGACCCTCGCGCGAAAACGACCGGTGGTGATCCAGAGTCTGTTCGCCGCCGTCCGCGGGGTCGATCCGTCGGCTTCGGAGATTGAGGCTTACGTTTCCAGGCTGGCCGAGCTTAAGCGCGCGGGTGCCCAAATCCCCCTGGTCCAGATTTACTCTGCCACCCGTCCCACCACCCACCCAGGCTGTGGTCATCTCTCGCTCCGCCAGCTGGCCCGTATCGCACAACGCGTGCGAGAAGGTGCTGGACTTCGTGTGGAAGTCTATTGATGTCAGGTAGTTGGGTGTATTAATGAATTAAGTTCATCGGTCGCATTGGCAAGATGCGTCATCACTCGCGGTTGCATTGATTCCGTTGGTTGGCTAGGGTCAGCCAGGCCAAGTGCCGCTCTGATGGATAAACTGCTCCTTATTGATGACGAAGCTGATGTTCGCTACTCGTTCACCCGCATTTTTGATTCTCCGGATATCGAGATCTTAACCGCTGCCAGCGGGGAGGAAGGACTGGAGTTGGTGCCGAAGGTGCGTCCCGACCTGGTTTTGATGGACATTCGGATGGCTGGCATCGGTGGCTTGGAGACCCTGCGCCGGCTTCGGGCGATCGATGCGAAGCTGCCGGTGATCATGATGACCGCCTATGGCAGCACGCAGACGGTGATCGAGGCGATGAAGTTGGGGGCCTACGACTATCTGCTCAAGCCCTTTGATGTTCCCCGTCTCAAGGAAGTGATCCACGCGGCTTTGAAGGCCTCCCGGGACATGCGGCGGATGGTGTCCTACGAGCCGCTGTTGGAGACCGAGGACTACGATCTCGGCATCATCGGACGTAGTCAGCCCATGCAGGAGGTCTTCAAGCTGATCGGCCAGCTGGCGGGTACTGACGCCACCGCGCTGATCACGGGCGAGAGCGGTACCGGCAAGGAATTGGTTGCGCGGGCCATTTATCATCACAGCCGCCGGAGCACGCAGCCTTTCTTGGCGATCAACTGCGCTGCGATTCCGGAGAACCTGCTGGAGAGCGAGTTGTTCGGGCACGAGAAAGGCGCATTTACGGGTGCGACTGGACAACGCATTGGCAAGTTCGAGCAGTGTCATCAGGGAACCATCTTCCTGGACGAGATCGGGGACATGGCGCTTCCGACTCAAACCAAAATCCTGCGCGTTCTGCAGTCGGGAACCTTTGAGCGGGTGGGTGGCAATCAATCGGTCCAGGTCAATGTCCGGGTGATTGCGGCGACCAATCGTCCGCTGGAGCAAGCGGTGGCGGATCGTCAGTTTCGTGAGGATCTTTTCTTTCGTCTGAACGTTGTTCGGATCCATTTGCCAGCCTTGCGCGAGCGAAGGGCCGACATCCGTTTGTTGGTTGACTACTTTCTAAAGAAATTGGTGGAGCGGCAGGGCCTGCCTCCGCGTGCGATTTCGAGTGATGCCCTTTCCGTTCTCGAATCTTACTCATGGCCGGGCAACGTGCGGGAGCTGGAGAATGCCATCCAGCGTGCGTTGGTGGTTTGCAAGAGCGATGTCATTTTGCCTCGGGACTTGCCGCCTGAGCTCACCAATTCCAAACCTTTGGAGGCCAGCTCGCCGGTTGCCTCGGCGGGAGCATCCCTCGCCACGACGTCCGATTCCTCGGGGCCTCTCGACCTTCCCTCCTTGGCGCGCGCCCTGTTCCATATGGCTCGCAGTCAGTCCAAGTTGAAAGTATTGCCTGCGGTGGAGCGCGAGTTGATCATTCAGGCGCTGGTGGAGACCAAGGGGAATCAGGTGCAGGCCGCCAAGTTGCTGGGCATCACCCGGGCCACCCTGCGCAAGCGAGTCGAGAAATTCGAGATTCGCAAAGAGTTGGCGATCAATTAGGAATTCTGGGCCGGCTCGCCAGTAGGCCCAGGCGGTGGTGAAGCGCCGTCTTCAAACCATCGAAATAGGTGACCGCAGGCTCCAGCCCGGCCGATCGGGCGTAGTGGAGCAGAGGGTCAATGAGCCAAAGCTCGGTGGGTGTGATGGCGTGGATGACTTCGTTTCTCGCCAGCCGTGAGGCCAGCCATTGCAGACTGGATGGCACGTGGTCGGCGTGGGCGTGGAGACTTTCCAGGACCGGGACGACGATTTGTTCCGGTTGCTCGTGGGCTTCGTAGGCTCGGACGGCCTTTCCCACGGCGACGACCCAGCGTGTCAGTTCGAGTATCCCGGGCTCCCCGACCCGTTGAAGGACTTCTCCGATCGTCAAGGCTCGGAAGCGACCGTTGTCATCCAGGGCGGCTAGCTGACCTAAAAAATTGGCGGAGAGGTTGATGAGCGCCTTGTCAAACTCAACCCTGGTGGGGGAGGCTTTGTCTGCGATTTCGAAGTCGCCGTTACGCTGGCAGAGCAGTTGATGCGCTCGACGGCGTTGCTCCGGACTCCCGCCCGCAATCCGGGTGCTGCCGGGTGGTCCGGGACGATAGATGGCATCGGCCCCGTCGCCTTCGCGAATGCCGGTCTGAATGGTGACTCCGCGCATGAGACGGCCAATCAGCAGGGGCATTAAGTCAGGCCATAGATCTGGTAGTCGGCCCAGGAGAGTGGACTCCTCGAGCTTCTCAATCAACACCTGGCGGATGCGCTGAAAATAGATCCCATTGGAGCTGAGCACGAGCAGGGGGATTGGCAGGCTCGTGGTGGAGAGCTCCGAACGCTCGTGGGCATGTTCGACCAAGGCCACGCATTCAGACAGGATGGGAAGGAGTTGATCCGGATTGGGACAGGCCAGGAGCACCTCGGGGAGCATATTTTGCTCCGCGCAGTTAAGCAGGTCGGGTTTAAGGAGTCCTCCGAGGGGGACCCGCTGGGTTCCACCCTCCTTTTCGATGTTCAGTTCCCCTCGGGCGCGGAGGCTCAGGCCGCTGGAAGATCCAGGGCGGTCCACAAAGAAAACGCTGCCATCGAGCTGAGTGAGTCTCGCGGTGAGGTGATAAAAAAAGCCTACTCCCAGCGCGCCTGCGGGGAGGATCCCGATGCTTTCGGGAATGCAGCGGCTCATGCGGTGGCGAGGATTTCTCTCGCACGCTGGAGCTGCGACACCTTTAGTACCACGCGCATCTCCTTTTCTGACGAATCCTCCGTTCCATAGGCGTAGTCAATGTTGATATGAGCCGCTCCCAGCACCTCCGAGATCCGGGCCAGCTCTCCTGGAAAGTCTTTCAGGATCGTGACCAGGACCTCGGCTTCGACGACATACAATCCTTCCTGGGTCAGGAGGGCCTTGCACCGAGTGGAATCGCTGGTGATAAAGCGGATCATCCCCTGCTCGATGTTATCGACCACCGTGAGATCGCGGATGTTGATGTGGTTTGCCGCGAGCAGTCGGCAGACCGCTGCGAGTCGCCCGGGCTGATTCTCGATCGCCACAGAAAGTTGTCGTTCAATGGTGCAGTGCATGATGCGCGGCGCTTAAGGAAAAACCCTCATGGGGTTTGACGCGTGGATGCAGGCTAGGTGATCGGACCGGGCGGTGCAACATCCGACGGGGAGCATCAAGGCCCAGCCCGCCGCAAACGGAAGTAGCGGTAGTCCTGATCCGTGGGCAGCTCCAGGCTCTGCACTGCGCCTTGAGGAGAGGGTGATCCGGAGTAAGGCTCCCATTTGCCCGAGCTGAGATCCTTGCGGGTCTCCACGACGAAACCCAGATACCCCACAGGCCAGGAAAGCAGGAGTTTCGATCCCGCGGCAGTGGCCTTCACCACCGGCGAGAAGACCGGTGATCCATTGAACAGAGGTATTGCGAGCTGGGTGACATTGTTCGTTGGGTTGGAATCTTGCCCCCTGGCTACGACGCCCGCGCGATTGGTCACCTGGAGAGTGTCTCCGGTGGCTCGACCGATGATTTCAAGCCGGTTGGTCTCGACACCGACACCCAGAAGATCCCAATAGACAAGATCTCCCACGATGCTCACCTCGCCCGCGCTCGAACTTGCCGAGAGGATCTCAAGCCCTGCCGGGATCGGGTTTGTGAGGGTGACGTTGTAGGCGAAGGAGAGCAGACGATTGCTGAGGCTCAACGTCCACGTTACTTCCTGTCCCACCACCAAGCGATTGGTCGAAGCCCGCGAGCTCACCTGAAGGTCGTAGGGCGGGGTTACCGCGGCCCAGGCCAAAGCCCAGCGGCCGGCGTCTTGGGGCGTCGGCGCCAGGGCATATTCCTGCAGTGTCCAGAAGACTCCATCGTTCAGCGGATCGATACAGGTTGCACTCCAGTCGCCCCAACGGTTCTGCCCTGCATACAGTTCAAAATAGGAACCTTCGCCCGAGCGGATGATCTGTTCCCCGAGGGGATTGTTGTAAACGCCATCGTTGGGATAGAAACGGTAGAGCGCCGTCGGATAGCTCGAGGCTCCGAACCCATTGTAGCCCACCAGCACGTCATAGTGATCGTTCACTGCCAGTGACGGATAGGCGTAAGACCATAAGGACTGCGGATCGTCAACCAGATGACGTTGGAAGAGCTGGCCGTCGGGAAACACCTCCCACCAAACCACTCCGCTGCGGGTGGCCTTGGCAGTGGGGAGCAGGACGGTTTGCGAGCACCAGAGCGTTTGCCCCCGGTACATGACGCTCTGCATGCGCGAGTCCCCCAGTTGAACGCGGTTGGTGGTGCCGGCCTGCTTTCCCAGATCCGCTGACGTGGGGGCGGAGTCAGCCCAGGTAAAGACCGGCTGGGTGGACTCCTGAACCGTGCTCACGAACGCACCAGCGACAAGCTCTTCGGCCCCGATGGAGCCTTTCAGCTCGTAGATGCGCAGCAGTCCCTGGGCGATCCGGGTCTGGGGATCCACAAAGTTTCCGTTCCAGGACTTGACCAGGTAGAGGGTCTCGAGAACGGAGTCCAGGGTGATGGCTGGGATCTGGCTTCCTCCATGCTCGGCTGCATTCAGATGGAATCGGCTGTACGGACTGTCAGCGCCTTCATACCAGTTGACCTTATCGAAAGCGAAGACCTCCGATTCAATGAACGTGCCGGTGACTTGATGAAAGAGATTTGCCTGAACGACAATCCAGTTCTTGTTGAATCCGAGCGTGGGCGAATCGGCATAAGCTTCATCGAAGGAATCGACATCCACATAGTAGCGGAACCAATCGCCCAGCGGATCATTGGAGGCCGACACCGCAACCACGATGGCCGCATCGGGAAGGTTGGGGTTCGCCGCGGCGGTCAGAATCCAGCGGCCCGCACCGGCATCGAACACGCAACGCGGGTCGTAGGTGAAAATGTCCGACCCGAAGTTGGAAAAGAATCCATCGAGAGTTAGGGATGCCAGCACCGCTCCTTCCCGAT encodes the following:
- a CDS encoding universal stress protein; this translates as MKTSSQRSRETSRKAGGVARRGAKAQIIEMVPAKLRLASILVPLDFSKESEKALRYAVTFAEQFGARLILLNVVEPLPFADLGAIPLVMENEAVMAACQAKLEGVVSRHRLPERLIEKRLVRSGQAFREIVEAARTLKADLIIISTHGYTGFQHVLLGSTAERVVRHAPCPVLVVRTHEKEFV
- a CDS encoding radical SAM protein — translated: MVSCVTEPTEFIPDQSPRSAVTAFGCARDFQDNQFVYTVVSPRARGLSVGVNLNPGRDCNYDCVYCEVDRTRVRPELKLEIPRMQDELERMMRFVLAGRLRERPDYQKLPDELLTLRHVALSGDGEPTLSPLFPEALESVIHLRACRRVPFFKIVVITNTSGLGQPRVDESLELLTLHDEVWAKLDAGTEEHLQRVNHTDRSLERIMESILTLARKRPVVIQSLFAAVRGVDPSASEIEAYVSRLAELKRAGAQIPLVQIYSATRPTTHPGCGHLSLRQLARIAQRVREGAGLRVEVY
- a CDS encoding sigma-54-dependent Fis family transcriptional regulator is translated as MDKLLLIDDEADVRYSFTRIFDSPDIEILTAASGEEGLELVPKVRPDLVLMDIRMAGIGGLETLRRLRAIDAKLPVIMMTAYGSTQTVIEAMKLGAYDYLLKPFDVPRLKEVIHAALKASRDMRRMVSYEPLLETEDYDLGIIGRSQPMQEVFKLIGQLAGTDATALITGESGTGKELVARAIYHHSRRSTQPFLAINCAAIPENLLESELFGHEKGAFTGATGQRIGKFEQCHQGTIFLDEIGDMALPTQTKILRVLQSGTFERVGGNQSVQVNVRVIAATNRPLEQAVADRQFREDLFFRLNVVRIHLPALRERRADIRLLVDYFLKKLVERQGLPPRAISSDALSVLESYSWPGNVRELENAIQRALVVCKSDVILPRDLPPELTNSKPLEASSPVASAGASLATTSDSSGPLDLPSLARALFHMARSQSKLKVLPAVERELIIQALVETKGNQVQAAKLLGITRATLRKRVEKFEIRKELAIN
- a CDS encoding ACT domain-containing protein, with the protein product MHCTIERQLSVAIENQPGRLAAVCRLLAANHINIRDLTVVDNIEQGMIRFITSDSTRCKALLTQEGLYVVEAEVLVTILKDFPGELARISEVLGAAHINIDYAYGTEDSSEKEMRVVLKVSQLQRAREILATA
- a CDS encoding DUF11 domain-containing protein, with translation MKPASMFFIPNVLPIVLGSLLICTSGVFSAEVGIVRSQAYARRGEPIHLGEAAAQPRLAEAKPRAQPWIPSPGPLPQGLGWRPGKTERLSTETLTSRRPVATSHSSGGPSLADLKPSPLPTIQFPSIEDDGTSATPDTAGAVGPYHVMTVANTEVRVQDREGAVLASLTLDGFFSNFGSDIFTYDPRCVFDAGAGRWILTAAANPNLPDAAIVVAVSASNDPLGDWFRYYVDVDSFDEAYADSPTLGFNKNWIVVQANLFHQVTGTFIESEVFAFDKVNWYEGADSPYSRFHLNAAEHGGSQIPAITLDSVLETLYLVKSWNGNFVDPQTRIAQGLLRIYELKGSIGAEELVAGAFVSTVQESTQPVFTWADSAPTSADLGKQAGTTNRVQLGDSRMQSVMYRGQTLWCSQTVLLPTAKATRSGVVWWEVFPDGQLFQRHLVDDPQSLWSYAYPSLAVNDHYDVLVGYNGFGASSYPTALYRFYPNDGVYNNPLGEQIIRSGEGSYFELYAGQNRWGDWSATCIDPLNDGVFWTLQEYALAPTPQDAGRWALAWAAVTPPYDLQVSSRASTNRLVVGQEVTWTLSLSNRLLSFAYNVTLTNPIPAGLEILSASSSAGEVSIVGDLVYWDLLGVGVETNRLEIIGRATGDTLQVTNRAGVVARGQDSNPTNNVTQLAIPLFNGSPVFSPVVKATAAGSKLLLSWPVGYLGFVVETRKDLSSGKWEPYSGSPSPQGAVQSLELPTDQDYRYFRLRRAGP